Within Primulina tabacum isolate GXHZ01 chromosome 5, ASM2559414v2, whole genome shotgun sequence, the genomic segment CCGTTCCAAGTAGCTGATTTCAATTATGTGCTAATATGTTTTGTATGTACGTGCATTCCAACACAGGGTATTCATCAGAAAATGAAATTCCAAAGCAAATGGGGAAGGTGGACATGTCCGTGTTTCGGGACTCAGTGCAAGATTGCATTGATTATGATCCTATAAGTGTGAAGAAATCTATTAAAATGAAGCAGACAGTGAGATCGAAAGACACTGGGGTTGAGAAGTTTTCAGGGCTGCGAATCAGGTAGGTGTACCTTGAATTTCAGCATACGAGAAATCTTGAGGGGTTAATTTTACAACTGGAATAATTTGTTGTATAAAGTTGAGTATATACCATATTATAGTGTTGTGAATGACTCGCGAAAACTTAACTAAAGAATTGTCGGTTTGCTCTGCAATTTGGATTCACTTTGGATCTTTCAAGATAATCTGGAATGTATCTATGTACCAGTTTGGATTACTGAATCAAACAAGAAGTAACAATGCGGTGGAAGTAAGATCAGCACAAAGATTTAACGTGGTTCGACGAATTCGTCTACATCCACGGCAATGTTCTAAAATTTTCTAGGCTCTAGGCGGATGCTAGAACAGCGTCTAGCGCCTAGGTCGCCTAAGCGGGGACTAGGCGTCGCTGGGTGGATTCCAAGATATCAACATAATAAGATGAAGTTTGGTGTATTAGATCAAGCCAACAAATCGTATTTCTTGTTAAACTTTTGTTTAGGTCTTGTAAAAAAttacttttcattttttaaattgggcttttaatttaaattaaaagtccagAAAACTTttctaaaaaaacaaaaaaagtaATTTTTCGTGTACCTAGGCTGACCGACTGGCACTTTTTTGGTGTGGACAGCCGCCTGGGCCGGATTTAGATGCGGACAAGCAATACTCATTCTCATTAGATTCATAACCATTAATGGTACAGCATAAACAAGTTTCTCAAGATCACTCAAGTTCACAGATTCTTATCTCCAAGATTTTAAGTCTATCAGGAATACAAGAAAATGAATCAAATAACTGATCTCTCTCATTGTTTATATATTCCTATCCTTTATAACCACCAATCCAAATTGGTACCGACTCTTGACTGTTACCGAAGGAGAATAATTGCCACGCCTAGCAGTTGAGTGTTCAATCTTCTTGCTTTGTTTCAGTCCACTAACTCTTGAATCTAATAAATTCTGAAACAATAGACAACCTACCtctacaattatttatttctcaCAGTTGTCACTGCATGTGCACGCACAAGAAAATATTGCCCCTGTGGCTGAGTAAGCTTGAAATGGCAATTTCAAGCAATATACCTAGTGCCTTCGAACGCAAGGAAAGGACTTTAACGCCTATCCTATGCATCTAGATTCTAGTGTCTGATGAACAAAAGCTTGCTTGATTTTAATGGGGTTTGGAATTTTCAAGGACATGTTTGAGTTTCTTTACATTGCGAAGTCTGGATATAATACTGTTTGGCTCTTAATTGCTTTTATTTGGcggcattaaaaaaaataatttgtagATACATCTAATACCGGCTATCTGTTTGTTCATCACAATTGGTTACATTTTCATGTTCAGGGATCAGGTGGTATCGCCTCTTGAGCTGAGCAATCGCTTATCGGATATTCGATTTGTCAGATTGCCTGCCATAAAGTATGCATGTTTCTATATGATCCTTACATTTTTAATTACTCTATTGTACAATGTTGTTTCTAATGTTACTTTCTGGGTTTTAGGAACTTACTAGGAGGAGATACACTTTCTGGGTGTTGGGCCACAGTTGGAATTTTAACTGAAATGGGGTTGCCGAGAATTAGTTCCATAGGAAAGAAGTTTGCAATTTGGAAAATGGGAGGTTTAGATGAAAATGTAATTTCTCTTTTCTTGTTTGGTGATGCTTATGAGAAAAATTGTAATGAGAAGGTAGGGACGGTCTTTGCTCTGTTCAATTGCAATGTCCGCAAGGAGAAGTCGGTAAGTGCTTTATAATATGTCCTTATCCTTTTCAGTTGAATATGGTACAGATTTCTAACTCATGCCTGGCCGCTATTTCAGGGAAGTGGATTTTCCTTGAGTATCTTTTCCGCtaaacacattttaaaattgggTGCTTCAGCGGATATTGGATTTTGCAAGGGAAACGGATATGATGGAAAGGAATGCACAGCAGTCGTCAATGTGTATGTGGTTATCTCCTGTGCATCTTCAGAATTAAGTTAATTGAAGAAGCCTTTCTCAGGCtgtataatatttataattcttATTCTCCAATCGCATTCATAATGCCGAATGGACTTTTATTTGCAATTGAACGTTTGACCTAGTTTGTGCTTCAACTTCTAATTATTCACGTTTTGAGCTGTGGTTTTCTTTGTTGCtgtgtattttatttataatgcTTATATTTTAGTTCCATTCTTTGAACTACTACATATTTGTACATCTTCAGACGTCAAGGAAAATATTGCCGCTACCATAAACAGGTATAACCCATGTGGCAATCTTCTCATCTTCATCATGCAGTTAGGAATATAACTAGACGTTTTTTTCCTGCTTAATCTGTTCCTTTTTTTCCTGCTTAAACTTTGGAACAGAATGCATCAAAAAAGTATGTCAATACAAGAACAGAGCTCAAAGGAGGGTAGGTAGCTCTAACCAATATTTGAGATATTAGTAAGGATCCTGTTAAGAAGccctttttgaaaaataatagttGAACTTCTTTTATCAGAAATttaaagacagcattcagagaTCGTCTACAGTCAGAAGGAATTTACGTGGTTAATCCTAAGAGTGACAGGCCAACGTTTACAAAATCTGCTCAGCCTGTTAAATTATTGTCTGTAGAAGGATTAAGGAAGGCCTTAAGGTTTGTATTTCTCCTATTTTATTTATACTTTATCAGCGACAAGAAAATATTACAGTCAAAAACCAAAATTCTTACACCTTTGTAAAACCAtagtttcttctcttttttAAAACGCATTATTTGGGACTTTTTGATGACTTTTCATTCACTTTTGCTAACTCTCGGGGTTATATGCCAACACAACAGCAACGCTGACAAAGTCACAACAAAGGTATATTCACAAGGAATAAGATTTCTGAATCATGTCGCGGGTATGCTTACAATTCCATATGGTCCATGCTAATTCTGGCCATTGGATTTCCTTTACCAAATATATTTGGTTCAATCTCAGGGAAAAAGGGTCCAACTGAAACAGTTAATGTACATCTATCAAAGAGTAGAGAAGAGTTAAGGTAGTTGAAAATGGACTATTTTGTACACATATTTTTCTAACCTTTTTCATTCATTGGTATGCTTTCCTGCTGATGGTCTGATTGTTCAGGTTCagaccagatgaagagcccagaagcaaaaaaatgaaaatggaGAAGAGACAAGAAACTGAGCTTGTCGGCACTAAGATGATT encodes:
- the LOC142544876 gene encoding uncharacterized protein LOC142544876, with the protein product MTSLNHQYDLDLLLSLQDRVLETPPASPSSYSAGYSSENEIPKQMGKVDMSVFRDSVQDCIDYDPISVKKSIKMKQTVRSKDTGVEKFSGLRIRDQVVSPLELSNRLSDIRFVRLPAIKNLLGGDTLSGCWATVGILTEMGLPRISSIGKKFAIWKMGGLDENVISLFLFGDAYEKNCNEKVGTVFALFNCNVRKEKSGSGFSLSIFSAKHILKLGASADIGFCKGNGYDGKECTAVVNVRQGKYCRYHKQNASKKYVNTRTELKGGNLKTAFRDRLQSEGIYVVNPKSDRPTFTKSAQPVKLLSVEGLRKALSNADKVTTKVYSQGIRFLNHVAGKKGPTETVNVHLSKSREELRFRPDEEPRSKKMKMEKRQETELVGTKMIELDFASSDED